The window GGTAAGCACCTCTCCCGTGGGAAGTTTATTTTCACGGATCATGTTGGCAAAGCGCATCAGATTTTTTCCGTTCCATAGCGGAGCTTTGTCGGTGGGATAGACATAGACAAGTTTTCCTAAATCCCCGTTTTTTTCACGGTAATTTTTGAGAACATTTTCAGGAAGATCTTTGAGCGCAACCGGTTTGACAATTGTTTCAGTCCTGAATTTTTCAACCTCTTTCTTTTGTTCTTCATTAAGAAAATCGAGAGAGCTGTCATCGAGTAATTTGCGTATCTTTCCAAGAATTCTTATTTTTTCAGTTTGGTCGTCCGGAATGTGACTGTAAATCGATTTGCAACCATCGACGACCTGTTTTTCCACAGGGTCTTGGGCATTTTTTTGCAAAATGACATCGCACAGAGGAATAACTTGATCGGTCCGGTCTGTTACCAATACGGCCGGTGTCATGGAGGCGCCAAAAATGGGACGGACACGGTCATTTAATTTTGCTTCTTCAGAGGCTTCCCGTCCTTTTGATTTTACACGGAGTTTTGTGAAATCATATTCAAGAGAATTCGGAATGAAAAAAAGCAGTGTGATGACGGACACAAGACTTAACGCAATGGTGGCACGGTTCAGATTTTTGGCCCATGAGGAAAGGTGAGAGGTGTATTTTTTTAGGAGATGAAATTGAAACCACGCCTTTGTTGTTGGACGGATCACGGGCACAATCTCTTCAGAGATGGCAAGAAAAGCGGGGAGAACGGTGTAGCTGGCCACCCAACAGGAAAACATCCCCAACGCTCCAATAAAACCAAACTGCGTGAATCCGCGAATGTCGGTGATGATTAAAGTGCCGAAGGCAACACAAGTTGTAAGACTGGATGTCAGTGTGCCGGCAAAAGTTGCCGGGATGGAAATTTGCAGAGCTTCGATCGGCGTTTTGTGCTGTTTGCGTTCTTCCAAATATCGGGCCATCAAAATAAGACTGTAGTTGATTCCGTTTCCGATAATGATTGATCCCAAAAATGCCGTTTGTGTTGTCAGATAACCAATTTTCCATGTTGTGGCGGCAAAGGCCCATGCGACGCCGTTGAAAACGGACCAGCCCATCAGAAAAACCATGCGAAAACGGTGAAAGTAAAGAAGCACCGCAAGACTGACGAGCGTAATGCAAAGCAGTGCTGTTGAAACAATGTCATCAATGAGAGTTTGGTATTCAAAAAGAACTCGTCGAAATTTTCCGGTGAACCCGACCACCATGGAAGAGTTATAACTTTTCGGATTCAATTGTTTGATGGTTTCATTGACTTTGGTGAGCAGTTTTTTTGAAAATTCGACGCCCGTAGCAGAACCCGGAGGCCGAATAATAACGGCCATGAGATGTCCCTTCTCACCAAAAAAATAGCCATCGATATAGTCATCGTATTTGGCTGTTTTGCTTTTATATTTGTCTTCGATATCTTTGGTCGTGAACGCCGCATCCCTCTCTTCAGGAGTTTCCAGTTCCAGCAAGAGTCCCGTTGTTTTTAGTTTTTCCCTCTGGATGCGTCTCGCAAGACGATCATGGATTTCCCGAAGATCGGGAAGATCGATATAAAGATATTTGTTGTCTTCAAAAAATTTCTTTGATTCAGAAACGTTATACTCAATGTTTTGAATGTATTCCGGCGGGTATTCTTTCAGTTTGGAAATCAAATCTTTCGCAAAACGGATCGAATCCTGCGGGTTGTCTGATTCGATGGCCACAATGAGAGAACCGGTGGAACCAACGCGTGCGCCGATCCTATCCAAATCTTTTACACTTTGAAAATTTTCTGGGAGAAGTTCTTTGAAATCGCTTCTTAATTTAAGATGACTTGCTTTCCAGACGCAAAGTCCAAAAATGACGGTAAAAAAAACGGCGAGAGGCCAGCGGGTGCGATAAAGAAAATTGGTGTAGGCCAAAAACACCGCCAGTTTGTCACACAAACATTTTTTGAAGTCAAGGCGGTGCGCTTTCTATTTGTAGGGGCTTAGCAAAGCCCCCTCCACCGGCAAATTTTTAAATGCTGTCGCGGCAGTTTCCCTTGGTCCACTGGACCAAGTTTTCCTGCCTTGACCCCCCTCACGTTCGCTTTGCTCACTCGGCAGATTCTACTAAGGTGTCAGTTGGCGGATTTTCGACCAATGATTGAGGTGATAAAATTGACGTGCCGTGTCGAAAAGTCTGTCCCACTTGGCACAGCGAACGAAATGACTCTCCAAATAAAAACAAAATTTCATTGCCAGCCGGTTGGCTTCTTTATAGCGAGCCGTCTCTGTCTCGGTCAGATTTTTGTCCCACATAAAATTTTCAAACAGAGAGGAAAACAAAAATTCCGGAATTTTGCCGTCTTGACTATAAAATAAAAGAACGGTCATAAGATATTTGTCTATCTCGGCTTGTAATTCCAATTCCAGTTGCGTGACGGGGTTCCCTATTTCCGCTCTTCGCAAAAGATAGAGAAAATGACTCACCCCTTCCGTGGCAATGCAAAAGGCGTTGAGATTGTGACTC of the Deltaproteobacteria bacterium genome contains:
- a CDS encoding MMPL family transporter; protein product: MAYTNFLYRTRWPLAVFFTVIFGLCVWKASHLKLRSDFKELLPENFQSVKDLDRIGARVGSTGSLIVAIESDNPQDSIRFAKDLISKLKEYPPEYIQNIEYNVSESKKFFEDNKYLYIDLPDLREIHDRLARRIQREKLKTTGLLLELETPEERDAAFTTKDIEDKYKSKTAKYDDYIDGYFFGEKGHLMAVIIRPPGSATGVEFSKKLLTKVNETIKQLNPKSYNSSMVVGFTGKFRRVLFEYQTLIDDIVSTALLCITLVSLAVLLYFHRFRMVFLMGWSVFNGVAWAFAATTWKIGYLTTQTAFLGSIIIGNGINYSLILMARYLEERKQHKTPIEALQISIPATFAGTLTSSLTTCVAFGTLIITDIRGFTQFGFIGALGMFSCWVASYTVLPAFLAISEEIVPVIRPTTKAWFQFHLLKKYTSHLSSWAKNLNRATIALSLVSVITLLFFIPNSLEYDFTKLRVKSKGREASEEAKLNDRVRPIFGASMTPAVLVTDRTDQVIPLCDVILQKNAQDPVEKQVVDGCKSIYSHIPDDQTEKIRILGKIRKLLDDSSLDFLNEEQKKEVEKFRTETIVKPVALKDLPENVLKNYREKNGDLGKLVYVYPTDKAPLWNGKNLMRFANMIRENKLPTGEVLTASGDSVIFSDILIAVMKDGPKATLIAFLAVCLVVALIFREWRGFVFITGTLVLGVLWMGGAIGLLNIKINFFNFIAIPTTFGIGVDYGVNIYQRYKLEGKGSLPKVLNTTGGAVALCSITTIIGYFTLIIAKSQALVSFGWIGIIGEVTCLTAALIFIPALVMTLEKK